The Gloeomargarita sp. SRBZ-1_bins_9 genome has a segment encoding these proteins:
- the purF gene encoding amidophosphoribosyltransferase, with translation MENLRDKPEEACGVFGVYAPGEEVAKLTYFGLYALQHRGQESAGIATFDRGQVHCYKQMGLVSQVFREDILRALPGQWAVGHNRYSTTGSSRVVNAQPVVVSSRLGDLALAHNGNLINTLELRQSLPPDRYPLQATTDSEIMAQLLAQAVDAGADWVTGAIEMAQQCQGAFSVVIGTPAGILGLRDSYGVRPLVLGTLGERGLVLASETCALDIIGADYLREVEPGEWVWITPEGLTSGQWHPPQRKLCVFEMIYFARPDSVMEGQSLYAYRRRLGEILAQEAPADADLVIPVPDSGVPAAIGYAHASSIPYAEGLIKNRYVGRTFIQPTQTMRETGIRMKLNPLRDVLQSQRVVVVDDSIVRGTTSRKLVRALREAGVREVHMRISSPPVTHPCFYGIDTDNQDQLIAARQSVREIAAHLEVDSLAYLSWEGMFAAAGQSPQRFCSACFTGDYPIPVPDALKRSKFMLERV, from the coding sequence ATGGAAAACCTGCGCGATAAGCCGGAAGAAGCCTGCGGTGTGTTTGGGGTGTATGCACCGGGGGAAGAGGTCGCCAAGTTGACGTATTTTGGGTTGTATGCGCTGCAGCACCGGGGGCAAGAATCAGCAGGTATCGCTACCTTTGACCGGGGGCAGGTGCATTGTTACAAACAGATGGGGCTGGTGTCCCAGGTGTTTCGGGAGGATATCCTGCGGGCGTTACCGGGGCAGTGGGCAGTCGGGCACAACCGCTATTCCACAACGGGCAGTAGTCGGGTGGTGAATGCCCAACCGGTGGTGGTTTCCAGCCGCCTGGGGGATTTGGCCCTGGCCCACAACGGCAATTTGATCAACACCCTGGAGTTACGGCAATCGCTGCCCCCTGACCGCTATCCCCTCCAGGCCACCACGGACTCGGAAATCATGGCCCAGTTGCTGGCGCAGGCGGTGGACGCCGGGGCGGATTGGGTAACAGGTGCCATTGAGATGGCCCAGCAGTGCCAGGGGGCGTTTAGTGTGGTAATTGGGACGCCGGCGGGGATTTTGGGATTGCGGGATAGCTATGGGGTGCGGCCCTTGGTGCTGGGGACCCTGGGGGAAAGGGGTTTAGTGTTAGCTTCAGAAACCTGCGCCCTGGACATCATCGGGGCAGACTACCTGCGGGAGGTGGAGCCGGGGGAATGGGTCTGGATCACGCCGGAGGGATTGACCTCTGGTCAATGGCATCCCCCCCAACGGAAATTATGTGTATTTGAAATGATCTACTTTGCCCGCCCCGACAGCGTGATGGAAGGCCAAAGTCTCTATGCCTACCGCCGGCGACTCGGGGAAATCCTAGCGCAAGAGGCCCCAGCGGATGCCGACCTGGTGATCCCGGTGCCCGATTCGGGGGTGCCCGCCGCCATTGGTTATGCCCACGCCAGCAGCATTCCCTACGCCGAAGGGTTAATTAAAAACCGCTATGTGGGGCGCACCTTCATCCAACCCACCCAGACCATGCGGGAAACCGGCATTCGCATGAAACTCAATCCCCTGCGGGATGTCCTGCAATCCCAGCGGGTGGTCGTAGTGGACGATTCCATCGTGCGGGGAACCACCAGTCGCAAGCTAGTACGGGCGCTGCGGGAAGCGGGGGTCCGGGAAGTCCACATGCGGATTTCGTCACCGCCGGTGACCCACCCCTGTTTCTACGGCATTGACACAGATAACCAAGACCAATTGATCGCTGCCCGCCAGTCCGTTAGGGAAATTGCGGCCCACCTGGAGGTGGATTCCCTGGCCTACCTGAGCTGGGAAGGGATGTTTGCCGCTGCCGGTCAATCACCCCAGCGGTTTTGCTCCGCCTGTTTTACCGGTGATTACCCCATTCCCGTCCCCGATGCCCTCAAGCGGTCCAAATTTATGCTGGAGCGGGTCTAG
- a CDS encoding 2Fe-2S iron-sulfur cluster-binding protein, producing the protein MVTMTTASIRFVKEGKEVIVANGANLRQQALANGIDLYTWRGKLMNCGGVGQCGTCVVAIVEGMEHLSPPTDVEQRRLRHKPHCRLACQTLVYGPVAVQTKP; encoded by the coding sequence ATGGTCACCATGACGACGGCGAGCATTCGTTTTGTGAAAGAGGGCAAAGAGGTTATTGTGGCCAACGGGGCGAATCTACGGCAGCAAGCCCTGGCCAATGGCATTGACCTATACACCTGGCGGGGCAAGTTGATGAACTGCGGCGGGGTAGGCCAATGCGGCACCTGTGTGGTCGCCATCGTCGAGGGGATGGAGCACCTTTCTCCCCCCACGGATGTAGAACAGCGGCGGCTGCGCCATAAACCCCATTGCCGGCTGGCCTGCCAAACCCTGGTCTATGGGCCGGTCGCCGTCCAAACTAAACCCTGA
- a CDS encoding PetM family cytochrome b6-f complex subunit 7, translating to MAAEIFSHAAMISAMVLVGVATGFVIIKLTGESSAGRLFKITGREE from the coding sequence ATGGCCGCGGAAATTTTTAGTCATGCCGCCATGATTAGTGCCATGGTGTTGGTGGGGGTGGCTACGGGGTTTGTGATCATCAAACTGACGGGGGAATCCTCCGCAGGGCGCTTGTTTAAGATTACCGGCCGGGAAGAATAA
- a CDS encoding glycosyltransferase family 39 protein, whose amino-acid sequence MAGKGRQVVGWVILSFIFFLLGNGTLSFTSLDEGRNMDAVQNMLKTLDFISPVYNCQPRFEKPPLLYWLVALSSLVFGLNEFAARLVSGLAATGVSLVTYFIAEGLYGEKIATKSLVILMTIPHLWILSRSVIPEMLNTFFALLGLYLFLQEQFVGGWISLALAFLTKGPVGVILVLGIYWLWQRDRRILNPTGLLAFCVLGLPWYLAMVYRHGYGYLYQFFIYENFMRYTGQWQVFSFPFYYYFIIVLLATIFYWPLYPKLVHHFRREWFPLVLWAGLVIGFFSLSRNKVHHYILLAYPPLAILLAQVAGRVYLRIAVTLAVSLVIFSQPILHWYEQERLVPRAYPILADYPGQVSFYKAEDSALVFYSQRCIPKVNRAEEAAGLVITKEKHLPDLHCQPLLKGKEYDTTYVLCAK is encoded by the coding sequence ATGGCGGGCAAGGGACGCCAGGTGGTGGGATGGGTCATCCTCAGCTTTATCTTTTTCCTCCTGGGCAATGGGACGCTGAGTTTTACCTCCCTGGATGAGGGCAGGAACATGGATGCGGTCCAAAACATGTTAAAAACGCTGGATTTTATCTCACCGGTGTACAACTGCCAACCCAGGTTTGAAAAACCACCCTTGCTTTATTGGCTGGTGGCTCTCAGTTCCCTGGTGTTTGGTCTGAACGAATTCGCAGCCCGGTTGGTTTCCGGTCTGGCTGCCACAGGTGTCTCCCTAGTGACCTATTTCATCGCCGAGGGCCTCTATGGAGAAAAAATAGCGACAAAAAGTCTCGTTATTTTAATGACAATTCCCCACCTATGGATCCTATCCCGGTCCGTCATTCCAGAAATGTTAAATACTTTCTTTGCCCTACTAGGACTCTATTTGTTTTTACAGGAGCAATTTGTTGGGGGATGGATCAGTTTGGCGCTGGCATTTCTAACCAAAGGACCCGTGGGTGTTATCCTTGTACTTGGCATTTACTGGCTTTGGCAAAGGGATAGGCGCATCTTAAATCCTACCGGCCTATTGGCCTTTTGTGTACTGGGTTTGCCCTGGTATTTAGCTATGGTTTACCGCCACGGTTACGGATACCTTTACCAATTTTTTATTTATGAAAATTTTATGCGATACACGGGCCAATGGCAAGTTTTCTCTTTCCCCTTCTACTATTACTTCATTATCGTTCTACTAGCCACCATCTTTTACTGGCCCCTTTACCCTAAATTGGTCCATCACTTCCGCAGGGAATGGTTCCCTTTGGTCCTGTGGGCGGGGCTGGTCATTGGATTCTTTAGCCTCTCCAGGAATAAGGTCCACCACTATATTCTCCTGGCCTACCCACCCCTGGCCATATTACTAGCTCAGGTAGCTGGTAGAGTCTATCTCAGAATTGCAGTCACTTTAGCTGTTTCACTGGTGATTTTTTCGCAACCAATTCTCCATTGGTACGAGCAGGAAAGATTGGTACCAAGGGCCTACCCCATCCTTGCTGACTATCCGGGCCAGGTCAGTTTTTACAAAGCGGAAGATTCGGCGCTGGTTTTTTATTCCCAAAGGTGTATTCCCAAGGTGAACCGAGCCGAGGAAGCGGCGGGTTTGGTCATCACCAAGGAAAAACATCTCCCGGACTTGCATTGCCAGCCCCTACTCAAAGGAAAGGAATACGATACAACCTATGTACTCTGCGCAAAATAG
- a CDS encoding response regulator, with the protein MADLPADDLVTCFRAEATQLLAELETGLLNLRRDHSAGAYYRLVRAAHSLKGGAASLGMHSIQTLAQCLEDVLQTLTARPDTDIDRIEDLLLQGFDCLRLPLAQWIKTGVADAEISLERAKVVYRQLKDILGPGPPTVEPLTAAQGPVDLARTIWETDIAPKIAEIRTTLAQPYSPVLLGELRAQFDVLAGLGEMLNLGDLVRICRLALSALAHHPDQAATIGELALGDLERLDQHPEPHPTLVALSEAAGQGGTLANEPRASPDWASPALSELPSLGEETESETAALSTLWEELATLAQEPAPVSGTSDDGANHAPSPTDQVEDWGLGKDSPTDELSAERSPPKENMASPQQTGTEQPEASFWETIADPEHISETQAGVTEPSPPGEQVSPCQEPGSLGSLASPSFWEDITLPETPITERSSGDATPQPATEPVWTGPPLPPLTETNREALEFFAQEAQELLQELETGLLTLRQHPDIPHIHALMRAAHSLKGGAATVGWGVIQVIAHRLENALQALYRWSGEVDVALEEALLRAFDSLRQPLEACLQGAGMDSHTALQQAEQAFQPLEALLGPTASAPTEAYIPSSQDLGVDMTATIFSGDVQQGLAQLEAWLAQPTDAGLAAVKNHLQVLASIGELLNLSGWCAICQTGLAALDQRPDQAQAIVEVVVRDLRRGYDQVMAGEREYGGTVSPELQAFLNLTPTAPTSPPVETPVVEEMPSAPAPASRSVRVDVQRLERLNNLIGELVIQENGSLLYQQQIQQLVQQFGQRLHKLELLSRTLQDAADPLTLLASPTGSNTQTFDPLQMDSYNQLYTLVQTVIEEIAQVAEVMRDVSLLTQQSQENWRRKQQTLKQIRGDLLWMRMVPLREILQRFPRMVRDLCIRYGKQVQVRLVGANTLVDKAVLEKLSDPLVHLVRNAFDHGIEPPDVRIQQGKKPEGTIEIQAYYRGNQTYIVVRDDGRGIDLERVRQKAIERGIFTPEQAAQATTSELFNCLFAPGFSTATTVSDLSGRGVGLDVVRLQIQELKGSIQVRSEPGQGTTFTIRLPLTLTINKLLVFRVEQRLWALAVDSLVGIVRVTEETGVTVQGRRLYRWQERLVPIIPPSVWEYRYPVRWGATQAATLTGGQGQPLLLLGVGDAVYGLEIDQILLEQDLVIKPLGGIFAPPAYVYGCTILGDGRLVPVLEAAALVQRWLHTPEVGVVAPPAPVRTVSPTEILVVDDSLTMRGMLSKTLSKHGYQVYTAADGREALEILAHHPGIKAVFCDVEMPRMDGFEFLSVCRQEGRYPNLPIIMLTSRAGEKHQQLAKQLGCNAYLTKPYLEPDLLQTLKQFLA; encoded by the coding sequence ATGGCCGACTTGCCCGCCGACGACCTTGTGACCTGTTTCCGGGCCGAAGCGACCCAGTTGTTGGCCGAACTGGAAACTGGCTTGCTGAATTTACGGCGGGACCATTCGGCAGGGGCCTACTATCGCTTGGTGCGGGCGGCCCATTCCCTCAAGGGGGGTGCTGCCAGTTTGGGCATGCACAGTATCCAGACCCTGGCGCAATGTTTAGAGGATGTTCTACAGACCCTCACGGCCCGTCCCGATACGGACATCGATCGGATTGAGGATTTACTGTTGCAGGGATTTGACTGTCTGCGGTTGCCCCTCGCTCAGTGGATCAAAACGGGGGTGGCCGATGCGGAGATCAGCCTCGAGCGGGCCAAGGTAGTCTATCGCCAACTTAAGGACATTTTGGGGCCAGGGCCGCCGACGGTGGAACCCCTGACGGCCGCCCAGGGTCCGGTTGACCTGGCTCGTACCATTTGGGAGACAGACATTGCCCCCAAAATTGCCGAGATACGCACCACGCTGGCCCAGCCCTACTCTCCCGTTTTACTAGGTGAATTGCGGGCGCAATTCGATGTCCTGGCCGGGTTGGGGGAAATGCTCAATTTAGGGGACTTGGTGCGCATTTGTCGCTTGGCCCTATCTGCCCTGGCCCACCATCCGGACCAGGCGGCGACGATTGGGGAATTGGCCCTGGGGGATTTGGAGCGCCTCGATCAGCATCCAGAACCCCATCCCACCCTGGTGGCCCTGAGTGAAGCAGCGGGTCAAGGGGGAACCCTAGCCAACGAACCGAGGGCCAGCCCTGACTGGGCATCTCCGGCCTTGTCAGAACTGCCATCCCTTGGGGAGGAAACGGAGTCGGAAACCGCTGCCCTATCCACTCTGTGGGAAGAACTAGCAACCCTGGCTCAGGAACCGGCGCCTGTTTCTGGGACCTCAGATGATGGAGCCAATCATGCCCCATCCCCTACTGACCAGGTAGAGGACTGGGGCCTCGGCAAAGATAGTCCAACCGATGAATTGTCAGCAGAACGGTCTCCCCCAAAAGAAAATATGGCATCCCCCCAGCAAACAGGGACAGAACAGCCAGAGGCCTCCTTTTGGGAAACCATTGCTGACCCGGAACATATCAGCGAAACCCAAGCCGGCGTGACTGAGCCAAGTCCCCCTGGGGAGCAAGTCAGCCCTTGCCAAGAACCTGGTTCTCTAGGTAGCCTCGCATCCCCGTCGTTTTGGGAAGACATCACCCTGCCGGAGACCCCCATCACGGAGCGTTCCTCCGGGGATGCAACGCCGCAACCTGCAACGGAGCCAGTTTGGACGGGTCCCCCCCTACCGCCCCTGACCGAGACCAACAGGGAGGCGCTGGAATTTTTTGCCCAGGAAGCCCAGGAGTTACTCCAGGAGTTGGAAACGGGATTACTGACTTTACGGCAGCACCCCGACATTCCCCACATTCACGCCTTGATGCGGGCGGCCCATTCCCTCAAGGGGGGAGCGGCAACCGTGGGGTGGGGGGTCATCCAGGTCATTGCCCACCGGCTGGAAAACGCCCTGCAAGCCCTCTACCGGTGGTCGGGGGAGGTGGATGTGGCCCTGGAGGAGGCTCTCCTGCGGGCTTTTGATAGCCTGCGCCAGCCTCTGGAAGCCTGCCTACAGGGTGCGGGCATGGATAGCCATACAGCGCTACAACAGGCAGAACAGGCATTTCAGCCTTTAGAGGCTCTCCTCGGTCCAACGGCCTCTGCCCCAACGGAAGCGTACATCCCCTCCTCCCAGGATTTGGGGGTGGACATGACGGCCACCATTTTCAGCGGCGATGTCCAGCAGGGATTGGCCCAATTAGAAGCCTGGCTGGCCCAACCCACGGATGCCGGATTGGCGGCGGTCAAAAACCACTTGCAGGTTTTGGCGAGTATCGGCGAACTGCTGAACCTGTCCGGCTGGTGCGCGATTTGCCAAACGGGCCTTGCGGCTTTGGACCAGCGTCCCGACCAGGCCCAGGCCATTGTTGAGGTGGTGGTGCGGGATTTGCGCCGGGGATACGACCAGGTCATGGCCGGGGAACGGGAGTATGGCGGTACGGTGAGTCCCGAGTTGCAGGCGTTTTTGAACCTGACTCCGACCGCCCCCACATCGCCCCCGGTGGAAACGCCGGTGGTCGAAGAGATGCCCTCGGCTCCGGCGCCGGCCAGTCGTAGTGTGCGGGTGGACGTCCAGCGCTTGGAACGGTTGAACAATCTGATAGGCGAACTGGTGATTCAAGAGAACGGTTCATTGTTGTATCAGCAACAGATTCAGCAACTGGTACAACAATTTGGGCAACGACTCCACAAGTTAGAACTCCTCAGCCGAACCCTCCAGGATGCCGCCGACCCACTAACCCTGCTAGCTTCGCCCACCGGCAGCAACACCCAGACCTTTGACCCCCTGCAAATGGACTCCTACAACCAACTCTACACCTTGGTGCAAACGGTGATTGAAGAAATTGCCCAGGTGGCGGAGGTGATGCGGGATGTGAGCCTGTTGACCCAGCAATCCCAGGAGAACTGGCGCAGGAAACAACAAACCCTCAAACAAATTCGGGGGGATTTGCTCTGGATGCGCATGGTGCCCCTCCGGGAAATCCTGCAACGGTTTCCCCGCATGGTGAGGGATCTGTGTATCCGCTACGGCAAGCAGGTCCAGGTGCGGCTGGTGGGGGCCAATACCCTGGTGGACAAAGCGGTTTTAGAAAAGTTAAGCGACCCACTTGTGCATCTGGTGCGCAATGCCTTCGACCACGGGATTGAACCGCCCGATGTCCGCATCCAGCAGGGGAAAAAACCAGAAGGGACCATTGAGATTCAGGCCTATTATCGGGGCAATCAAACCTACATTGTGGTGCGGGATGACGGGCGCGGCATTGATCTAGAAAGGGTGCGGCAGAAGGCGATAGAAAGGGGGATTTTTACCCCTGAGCAGGCGGCTCAAGCGACCACATCTGAACTATTCAATTGTTTATTTGCACCGGGTTTTTCCACGGCAACGACGGTGAGCGACTTATCGGGGCGGGGGGTGGGCTTAGATGTGGTACGTTTGCAGATTCAAGAACTGAAGGGTTCCATTCAAGTCCGCAGTGAACCGGGCCAGGGGACAACCTTCACCATCCGGTTACCCCTAACGTTAACCATTAACAAATTGTTGGTTTTCCGGGTGGAACAGCGGTTGTGGGCCTTAGCGGTAGATAGCCTGGTGGGCATTGTCAGGGTGACCGAGGAAACGGGGGTGACCGTCCAGGGGCGGCGGTTGTACCGGTGGCAGGAGCGACTGGTGCCCATCATTCCCCCATCGGTTTGGGAATATCGTTATCCGGTGCGGTGGGGGGCGACCCAGGCAGCCACACTGACCGGGGGGCAGGGACAACCCCTGTTGCTGCTTGGGGTAGGAGACGCCGTGTACGGGTTAGAAATTGACCAGATTTTGTTGGAGCAGGACCTGGTGATCAAGCCGTTGGGTGGGATATTTGCGCCGCCCGCCTATGTCTACGGATGCACGATTTTAGGGGATGGACGCCTGGTGCCGGTTTTGGAGGCCGCCGCCCTGGTCCAGCGATGGTTGCACACGCCGGAGGTGGGCGTGGTGGCCCCTCCAGCCCCTGTCCGCACCGTCAGCCCAACGGAAATCCTGGTGGTGGATGACTCATTGACCATGCGGGGGATGTTGAGCAAGACCTTGAGTAAACACGGTTACCAGGTGTACACGGCAGCCGATGGGCGGGAGGCCTTGGAAATCCTGGCCCACCATCCCGGCATTAAGGCCGTGTTTTGTGATGTGGAAATGCCCCGCATGGATGGATTTGAGTTTTTGAGTGTTTGCCGACAGGAGGGACGTTATCCCAATTTGCCAATTATTATGTTGACGTCGCGGGCGGGGGAAAAACATCAACAACTGGCCAAGCAATTGGGGTGCAATGCCTACCTGACTAAGCCCTATTTGGAGCCTGATTTATTACAAACCCTGAAACAGTTTTTGGCTTAA
- a CDS encoding SpoIID/LytB domain-containing protein — protein MKLVGRTGSWLLAVLVVGIGWGLPGDAAVTMRVFLRQTQAPVALGTSTPGQVIDAYGQLVTVTPPLGRIEAQARQGLVTLAGRQAPFFWLQPSGGGYVYAGDGWYRGRLLVLARHGLSLINYVDLEEYLYSVVGAEMYAHWPPAALQAQAVAARSYAVTKRLRPVDRYYDLGTTERHQVYKGLRSEHPNTRAAVDATRGQILTYRGGVVLTQYAASDNIVREVFGGRGMSQQRAYELAKQQYNYLQILAYFYPGTRLGRIQGY, from the coding sequence GTGAAGCTGGTGGGTCGCACGGGGAGCTGGCTACTGGCGGTGTTGGTGGTGGGTATCGGCTGGGGCCTGCCTGGGGATGCGGCCGTAACTATGCGGGTTTTTCTCAGGCAAACCCAGGCCCCTGTGGCTTTAGGCACCTCGACGCCGGGGCAGGTGATTGACGCCTATGGTCAGTTGGTGACCGTAACTCCACCTCTGGGACGCATCGAAGCCCAAGCGCGCCAGGGATTGGTAACCCTTGCGGGACGGCAGGCGCCGTTTTTCTGGTTGCAACCGAGCGGGGGCGGGTACGTTTACGCCGGGGATGGCTGGTACCGGGGACGGTTACTGGTGCTGGCCCGCCACGGTTTGAGTCTGATTAACTACGTGGACCTGGAGGAATATCTCTACAGCGTCGTCGGCGCGGAAATGTATGCCCACTGGCCCCCAGCCGCCTTGCAAGCCCAAGCGGTGGCCGCCCGTTCCTACGCCGTCACCAAACGCCTCCGACCGGTGGACCGGTACTACGACCTGGGCACCACCGAGCGTCACCAGGTATACAAGGGCCTGCGGTCTGAACATCCGAACACACGGGCCGCCGTGGATGCCACCCGTGGTCAAATCCTCACCTACCGGGGGGGGGTCGTCCTCACCCAGTACGCCGCCAGCGACAACATCGTCCGGGAGGTGTTTGGGGGACGGGGTATGAGTCAACAGCGGGCCTATGAACTGGCTAAACAGCAGTACAACTACCTGCAAATCCTGGCCTATTTCTATCCAGGAACCCGCCTGGGGCGTATTCAGGGGTATTAG
- a CDS encoding TrkH family potassium uptake protein yields MTPARTICLGFLLVIGVGMLLLLGPWATQSHQWSDPVTALFTATSAVCVTGLSVVDIGTYYSLFGQIILLLLVQIGGLGYMTSMTLLFMALGRRFRLKDKLAIRHALDQSGIGGIQGLLRLILTATALMETVGALLLWSVFRREYGWGRGLWLAIFHSVSAFNNAGFSLFPDSLMRYQQSGPVVGVVSLLIMLGGIGYPVLSDVWHWLRRRKAVSLNTKVVVTTSLFLWLLGWVLFWLVELRNPATLGQLPLSGQLWAAWFQSVTSRTAGFNTIDTGKMTVTGLMITMILMFIGASPGGTGGGIKTTTVRVLVRATRAFLRGHDEVIIYEREIPPVLIYKAIAVLIGSLGVVMFMVTCLSLTEANQDHGFLALLFEVVSAFGTVGLSTGITGQLTVSGKLFIVLTMYVGRIGVLLLMAALVSEPRPMRTHYPEETFLVG; encoded by the coding sequence ATGACCCCAGCCCGTACGATTTGTCTCGGTTTTCTGCTGGTGATTGGCGTGGGGATGCTGCTGCTGCTCGGCCCTTGGGCCACCCAGAGCCACCAGTGGAGCGATCCAGTAACTGCCCTGTTTACCGCTACTTCCGCCGTCTGTGTTACGGGACTGTCGGTGGTTGATATTGGTACATATTACTCACTTTTTGGACAAATTATACTGCTTTTATTAGTACAGATCGGTGGTTTGGGCTATATGACCTCCATGACCCTGTTGTTTATGGCCCTGGGGCGGCGGTTTCGCCTGAAGGATAAGTTGGCCATTCGGCACGCCCTGGACCAGAGCGGGATTGGGGGAATTCAGGGGTTGTTGCGGTTGATTCTGACGGCGACGGCGCTGATGGAAACCGTGGGGGCTTTGTTGCTGTGGTCGGTTTTTCGTCGGGAGTACGGCTGGGGTCGCGGTCTTTGGCTGGCCATTTTCCACAGCGTCAGTGCTTTTAACAATGCTGGGTTTAGTTTGTTCCCCGATAGTTTGATGCGTTACCAGCAGTCGGGGCCGGTGGTGGGGGTAGTGTCGCTGCTGATTATGCTGGGGGGAATTGGCTATCCGGTGCTGTCGGATGTATGGCACTGGTTGCGGCGGCGCAAGGCGGTGAGTCTGAATACCAAGGTGGTGGTGACAACGAGTCTGTTTTTGTGGCTGCTGGGGTGGGTGCTGTTCTGGCTGGTGGAACTGCGCAATCCGGCGACGCTGGGACAACTTCCCCTGTCTGGACAACTCTGGGCGGCCTGGTTTCAGTCGGTCACCAGCCGAACGGCGGGCTTTAACACCATTGATACGGGCAAGATGACGGTCACGGGGTTGATGATCACTATGATCCTCATGTTTATTGGGGCTAGCCCAGGGGGCACAGGGGGTGGGATTAAAACCACAACGGTGCGGGTGCTGGTGCGGGCGACGCGGGCCTTTTTGCGGGGACACGATGAGGTGATTATCTATGAGCGGGAAATTCCACCCGTGCTGATTTACAAGGCCATTGCCGTCTTGATTGGCTCCCTGGGGGTGGTGATGTTCATGGTGACCTGTTTGTCCCTGACGGAGGCCAATCAGGACCACGGATTTTTAGCCCTGTTGTTTGAGGTGGTTTCGGCCTTTGGGACGGTGGGGTTATCTACGGGCATTACTGGTCAACTCACGGTGTCGGGTAAGTTGTTTATTGTCTTGACGATGTATGTGGGCCGGATTGGGGTGCTTTTGCTGATGGCTGCCCTGGTGAGTGAACCGCGACCGATGCGCACCCATTACCCGGAGGAGACTTTTTTGGTAGGGTAG
- a CDS encoding TrkA family potassium uptake protein — MQAFWQRRRQGHGRQFGVIGLGRFGRSVCRTLKSMGCEVLGADKREDLVAAILEEGFVDHAVELDTTDPAALREAGFLEFETVIVAIGNYIEQSVITTLNLREGNVPNIIAKASSDIHGRLLEKVGATRVVYPEKQMGEQLARSLVRPNIIERLEVDPENSIVEVKVPPAFVGKSIVDLKLRNEYGISVIAVGRPGSHFEINPNPTAPLEEGMMMWVIGSNDNLNRLMDLAP; from the coding sequence ATGCAAGCTTTCTGGCAACGTCGTCGGCAGGGGCACGGGCGACAGTTTGGTGTGATTGGCCTGGGACGGTTTGGGCGGTCAGTATGCCGCACCCTTAAAAGCATGGGCTGTGAAGTGCTAGGGGCCGATAAACGAGAAGATTTGGTCGCCGCCATTCTGGAGGAAGGCTTTGTGGACCATGCGGTGGAACTGGATACTACGGACCCTGCCGCCCTCCGGGAAGCCGGTTTTTTGGAGTTTGAAACGGTGATTGTGGCCATTGGTAATTACATCGAACAAAGTGTGATTACGACCCTGAATTTGCGGGAGGGGAATGTGCCCAATATCATTGCCAAGGCGTCGTCGGATATTCACGGGCGGTTGCTGGAAAAGGTGGGGGCGACCCGGGTGGTCTATCCGGAAAAACAAATGGGGGAACAACTGGCCCGGTCCCTGGTCCGCCCCAACATCATTGAGCGTTTGGAAGTGGACCCGGAAAACAGTATTGTGGAGGTGAAGGTGCCGCCGGCCTTTGTGGGGAAAAGCATTGTGGATTTGAAGTTGCGCAATGAGTACGGCATCAGCGTGATTGCCGTGGGTCGCCCGGGGTCGCACTTTGAAATTAATCCCAACCCGACGGCGCCCTTAGAAGAGGGGATGATGATGTGGGTCATCGGTAGTAACGATAACCTCAACCGCTTGATGGACTTGGCCCCATGA